A region of Vigna radiata var. radiata cultivar VC1973A chromosome 6, Vradiata_ver6, whole genome shotgun sequence DNA encodes the following proteins:
- the LOC106765026 gene encoding leucine-rich repeat receptor-like serine/threonine-protein kinase BAM3 isoform X2, with product MGTSTLGLVLVPLLLCFASVSSLPMSLRRQASILVSLKQDFEANTDSLRSWDMTNSVSLCTWEGIECDQKNRSVVSLDIANLNLSGTLSPSITALRSLESVSLAGNGFSGGFPSDIHKLAGLRFLNISANKFGGDMNWEFSMLKELEVLDAYDNEFNCSLPLGVTRLPKLNTLNFGGNFFYGEIPPSYGDMVQLNFLSLAGNDLRGVIPSELGNLTNLTQLFLGYYNQFDGGIPPQFGKLVNLTHLDLASCGLTGPIPAELGNLNKLDTLFLQTNQLSGSIPPQLGNMSGMKCLDLSNNELTGDIPNEFSGLHQLTLLNLFINRLHGEIPPFIAELPNLEVLKLWQNNFTGAIPPRLGQNGKLVELDLSTNKLTGLVPKSLCLGRRLRILILLNNFLFGSLPADIGQCYTLQRVRLGQNYLTGSIPNGFLHLPELDLLELQNNYLSGWLPQETNTAPSKLGQLNLSNNRLTGSLPTSIGNFPNLQILLLHGNRLSGEIPPDIGRLKNILKLDLSVNNFSGTIPPEIGNCLLLTYLDLSQNQLSGPIPVQLSQIHIMNYLNVSWNHLNQNLPKELGAMKGLTSADFSHNDFSGSIPEEGQFSVFNSTSFIGNPRLCGYEMNPCKHSSNSVLESQDSSSTKPGVPGKYKLLFAVALLACSLAFATLAFIKSRKQRRHSNSWKLTTFQKLEYGSEDIIGCIKESNVIGRGGAGVVYHGTMPNGEQVAVKKLLGINKGCSHDNGLSAEIRTLGRIRHRYIVRLLAFCSNRETNLLVYEYMPNGSLGEVLHGKRGEFLKWDTRLKIATEAAKGLCYLHHDCSPLIIHRDVKSNNILLNSEFEAHVADFGLAKFLQDTGTSECMSSIAGSYGYIAPALEWCC from the exons ATGGGAACTTCAACTCTTGGCCTTGTACTTGTACCACTTCTTTTGTGCTTTGCTTCTGTTTCCTCTCTTCCCATGTCTCTGAGAAGGCAAGCCTCTATCTTGGTTTCCCTCAAACAAGATTTTGAGGCTAACACTGATTCTCTCAGAAGCTGGGACATGACTAATAGTGTGTCCCTTTGCACTTGGGAGGGCATTGAGTGTGACCAAAAGAATAGGTCAGTGGTGTCATTGGACATAGCCAACCTCAACCTTTCTGGCACACTTTCACCTTCCATCACAGCACTCAGGAGCCTTGAGAGTGTATCACTTGCTGGGAATGGCTTCTCAGGAGGGTTCCCTAGTGATATTCACAAGCTGGCAGGGCTGAGATTCCTCAACATATCCGCCAACAAGTTCGGTGGAGACATGAATTGGGAGTTCTCTATGTTGAAAGAGCTTGAGGTGCTGGATGCTTATGACAACGAGTTCAACTGCTCCCTTCCTCTTGGTGTCACTCGGCTCCCCAAGCTCAATACCTTGAATTTTGGCGGGAATTTTTTCTATGGTGAGATCCCTCCAAGCTATGGAGACATGGTTCAGCTCAACTTTCTGTCTCTTGCCGGGAATGATTTGAGGGGTGTCATACCATCTGAGCTAGGGAATCTCACTAATCTGACACAGCTTTTCTTGGGATACTACAATCAGTTTGATGGTGGAATCCCTCCTCAGTTTGGTAAGTTGGTTAATTTGACTCATCTTGACCTTGCAAGCTGTGGTTTGACAGGTCCAATTCCGGCTGAGTTGGGAAATCTCAACAAATTAGACACTCTCTTTTTGCAAACTAACCAGCTCAGTGGCTCAATCCCTCCCCAACTAGGCAACATGAGTGGCATGAAATGTCTTGATCTGTCAAACAATGAGCTAACAGGAGACATCCCCAATGAGTTTTCAGGCCTTCACCAACTCACCCTCTTGAACTTGTTCATCAACAGGTTGCATGGTGAAATTCCACCTTTCATTGCGGAGCTGCCTAACTTGGAAGTGCTGAAGCTTTGGCAGAACAACTTCACAGGGGCAATTCCCCCAAGACTTGGCCAAAATGGTAAACTGGTTGAGCTTGACCTGTCAACAAACAAGCTCACTGGATTGGTGCCTAAATCTCTTTGCCTTGGGAGGAGGCTGAGGATTTTGATTCTGCTCAACAATTTTCTCTTTGGATCTTTGCCGGCTGATATTGGCCAATGCTACACACTACAGAGAGTTCGTTTGGGACAGAACTATTTGACAGGGTCAATACCAAATGGTTTTCTGCACTTGCCTGAGTTAGATCTTTTAGAATTGCAGAACAATTACCTCAGTGGTTGGCTTCCACAGGAGACAAACACTGCACCCTCTAAACTTGGACAATTGAATCTATCAAACAATCGCCTAACCGGGTCTCTGCCAACCTCTATTGGAAACTTTCCCAACTTGCAAATTCTGCTGCTTCACGGAAATAGACTCTCAGGAGAAATTCCTCCAGATATAGGGAGGTTAAAAAATATCCTCAAGTTGGATTTAAGTGTCAACAACTTCTCAGGCACCATCCCTCCAGAGATAGGTAACTGTTTGTTGCTCACCTATTTAGATTTGAGCCAAAACCAACTATCAGGTCCTATCCCAGTTCAGCTTTCTCAAATTCACATAATGAACTATCTCAATGTCTCATGGAACCACCTAAACCAAAATCTTCCCAAGGAACTTGGGGCCATGAAGGGCTTGACTTCAGCAGATTTTTCTCACAATGACTTCTCTGGTTCAATACCTGAGGAGGGGCAATTTTCAGTGTTTAACTCTACATCCTTTATTGGGAACCCTCGACTGTGTGGATATGAAATGAATCCATGTAAACATTCTTCAAATTCAGTATTGGAGTCCCAAGACAGTAGCAGCACGAAGCCTGGTGTTCCTGGGAAGTATAAGCTTCTTTTTGCAGTGGCACTGTTGGCTTGTTCGTTAGCATTTGCAACCTTGGCCTTTATCAAGAGCAGGAAGCAAAGGAGGCACTCCAATTCATGGAAGCTCACAACATTTCAGAAACTGGAATATGGAAGTGAAGACATCATAGGGTGCATAAAGGAAAGCAATGTCATAGGAAGAGGAGGAGCTGGGGTTGTGTACCATGGAACCATGCCAAATGGGGAGCAAGTAGCTGTGAAGAAGCTGTTAGGAATCAACAAAGGATGTTCTCATGATAATGGTCTCTCTGCAGAAATAAGGACACTAGGCAGAATCAGGCACAGGTACATTGTGAGGTTGCTGGCCTTTTGCTCAAATAGAGAGACCAATTTGCTTGTTTATGAGTACATGCCAAATGGAAGCTTGGGAGAGGTTTTGCATGGGAAAAGGGGAGAGTTTCTCAAGTGGGATACCAGGCTGAAAATAGCAACAGAAGCTGCAAAAGGACTTTGTTATTTGCACCATGATTGTTCCCCTCTGATAATCCACAGAGATGTGAAGTCAAACAACATACTATTGAACTCTGAATTTGAGGCTCATGTTGCTGATTTTGGACTTGCCAAGTTCTTGCAAGATACTGGGACATCAGAGTGCATGTCATCCATTGCTGGTTCTTACGGTTACATAGCTCCAG CTTTGGAGTGGTGTTGCTAG
- the LOC106765026 gene encoding leucine-rich repeat receptor-like serine/threonine-protein kinase BAM3 isoform X1, translated as MGTSTLGLVLVPLLLCFASVSSLPMSLRRQASILVSLKQDFEANTDSLRSWDMTNSVSLCTWEGIECDQKNRSVVSLDIANLNLSGTLSPSITALRSLESVSLAGNGFSGGFPSDIHKLAGLRFLNISANKFGGDMNWEFSMLKELEVLDAYDNEFNCSLPLGVTRLPKLNTLNFGGNFFYGEIPPSYGDMVQLNFLSLAGNDLRGVIPSELGNLTNLTQLFLGYYNQFDGGIPPQFGKLVNLTHLDLASCGLTGPIPAELGNLNKLDTLFLQTNQLSGSIPPQLGNMSGMKCLDLSNNELTGDIPNEFSGLHQLTLLNLFINRLHGEIPPFIAELPNLEVLKLWQNNFTGAIPPRLGQNGKLVELDLSTNKLTGLVPKSLCLGRRLRILILLNNFLFGSLPADIGQCYTLQRVRLGQNYLTGSIPNGFLHLPELDLLELQNNYLSGWLPQETNTAPSKLGQLNLSNNRLTGSLPTSIGNFPNLQILLLHGNRLSGEIPPDIGRLKNILKLDLSVNNFSGTIPPEIGNCLLLTYLDLSQNQLSGPIPVQLSQIHIMNYLNVSWNHLNQNLPKELGAMKGLTSADFSHNDFSGSIPEEGQFSVFNSTSFIGNPRLCGYEMNPCKHSSNSVLESQDSSSTKPGVPGKYKLLFAVALLACSLAFATLAFIKSRKQRRHSNSWKLTTFQKLEYGSEDIIGCIKESNVIGRGGAGVVYHGTMPNGEQVAVKKLLGINKGCSHDNGLSAEIRTLGRIRHRYIVRLLAFCSNRETNLLVYEYMPNGSLGEVLHGKRGEFLKWDTRLKIATEAAKGLCYLHHDCSPLIIHRDVKSNNILLNSEFEAHVADFGLAKFLQDTGTSECMSSIAGSYGYIAPEYAYTLKVDEKSDVYSFGVVLLELLTGRKPVGNFGEEGVDIVQWTKLQTNWSKEKVVKILDERLCQIPLDEAKQVYFVAMLCVQEQSVERPTMREVVEMLAQAKQPNTFQKQ; from the exons ATGGGAACTTCAACTCTTGGCCTTGTACTTGTACCACTTCTTTTGTGCTTTGCTTCTGTTTCCTCTCTTCCCATGTCTCTGAGAAGGCAAGCCTCTATCTTGGTTTCCCTCAAACAAGATTTTGAGGCTAACACTGATTCTCTCAGAAGCTGGGACATGACTAATAGTGTGTCCCTTTGCACTTGGGAGGGCATTGAGTGTGACCAAAAGAATAGGTCAGTGGTGTCATTGGACATAGCCAACCTCAACCTTTCTGGCACACTTTCACCTTCCATCACAGCACTCAGGAGCCTTGAGAGTGTATCACTTGCTGGGAATGGCTTCTCAGGAGGGTTCCCTAGTGATATTCACAAGCTGGCAGGGCTGAGATTCCTCAACATATCCGCCAACAAGTTCGGTGGAGACATGAATTGGGAGTTCTCTATGTTGAAAGAGCTTGAGGTGCTGGATGCTTATGACAACGAGTTCAACTGCTCCCTTCCTCTTGGTGTCACTCGGCTCCCCAAGCTCAATACCTTGAATTTTGGCGGGAATTTTTTCTATGGTGAGATCCCTCCAAGCTATGGAGACATGGTTCAGCTCAACTTTCTGTCTCTTGCCGGGAATGATTTGAGGGGTGTCATACCATCTGAGCTAGGGAATCTCACTAATCTGACACAGCTTTTCTTGGGATACTACAATCAGTTTGATGGTGGAATCCCTCCTCAGTTTGGTAAGTTGGTTAATTTGACTCATCTTGACCTTGCAAGCTGTGGTTTGACAGGTCCAATTCCGGCTGAGTTGGGAAATCTCAACAAATTAGACACTCTCTTTTTGCAAACTAACCAGCTCAGTGGCTCAATCCCTCCCCAACTAGGCAACATGAGTGGCATGAAATGTCTTGATCTGTCAAACAATGAGCTAACAGGAGACATCCCCAATGAGTTTTCAGGCCTTCACCAACTCACCCTCTTGAACTTGTTCATCAACAGGTTGCATGGTGAAATTCCACCTTTCATTGCGGAGCTGCCTAACTTGGAAGTGCTGAAGCTTTGGCAGAACAACTTCACAGGGGCAATTCCCCCAAGACTTGGCCAAAATGGTAAACTGGTTGAGCTTGACCTGTCAACAAACAAGCTCACTGGATTGGTGCCTAAATCTCTTTGCCTTGGGAGGAGGCTGAGGATTTTGATTCTGCTCAACAATTTTCTCTTTGGATCTTTGCCGGCTGATATTGGCCAATGCTACACACTACAGAGAGTTCGTTTGGGACAGAACTATTTGACAGGGTCAATACCAAATGGTTTTCTGCACTTGCCTGAGTTAGATCTTTTAGAATTGCAGAACAATTACCTCAGTGGTTGGCTTCCACAGGAGACAAACACTGCACCCTCTAAACTTGGACAATTGAATCTATCAAACAATCGCCTAACCGGGTCTCTGCCAACCTCTATTGGAAACTTTCCCAACTTGCAAATTCTGCTGCTTCACGGAAATAGACTCTCAGGAGAAATTCCTCCAGATATAGGGAGGTTAAAAAATATCCTCAAGTTGGATTTAAGTGTCAACAACTTCTCAGGCACCATCCCTCCAGAGATAGGTAACTGTTTGTTGCTCACCTATTTAGATTTGAGCCAAAACCAACTATCAGGTCCTATCCCAGTTCAGCTTTCTCAAATTCACATAATGAACTATCTCAATGTCTCATGGAACCACCTAAACCAAAATCTTCCCAAGGAACTTGGGGCCATGAAGGGCTTGACTTCAGCAGATTTTTCTCACAATGACTTCTCTGGTTCAATACCTGAGGAGGGGCAATTTTCAGTGTTTAACTCTACATCCTTTATTGGGAACCCTCGACTGTGTGGATATGAAATGAATCCATGTAAACATTCTTCAAATTCAGTATTGGAGTCCCAAGACAGTAGCAGCACGAAGCCTGGTGTTCCTGGGAAGTATAAGCTTCTTTTTGCAGTGGCACTGTTGGCTTGTTCGTTAGCATTTGCAACCTTGGCCTTTATCAAGAGCAGGAAGCAAAGGAGGCACTCCAATTCATGGAAGCTCACAACATTTCAGAAACTGGAATATGGAAGTGAAGACATCATAGGGTGCATAAAGGAAAGCAATGTCATAGGAAGAGGAGGAGCTGGGGTTGTGTACCATGGAACCATGCCAAATGGGGAGCAAGTAGCTGTGAAGAAGCTGTTAGGAATCAACAAAGGATGTTCTCATGATAATGGTCTCTCTGCAGAAATAAGGACACTAGGCAGAATCAGGCACAGGTACATTGTGAGGTTGCTGGCCTTTTGCTCAAATAGAGAGACCAATTTGCTTGTTTATGAGTACATGCCAAATGGAAGCTTGGGAGAGGTTTTGCATGGGAAAAGGGGAGAGTTTCTCAAGTGGGATACCAGGCTGAAAATAGCAACAGAAGCTGCAAAAGGACTTTGTTATTTGCACCATGATTGTTCCCCTCTGATAATCCACAGAGATGTGAAGTCAAACAACATACTATTGAACTCTGAATTTGAGGCTCATGTTGCTGATTTTGGACTTGCCAAGTTCTTGCAAGATACTGGGACATCAGAGTGCATGTCATCCATTGCTGGTTCTTACGGTTACATAGCTCCAG AATATGCATACACGTTGAAAGTTGATGAGAAAAGTGATGTCTACAGCTTTGGAGTGGTGTTGCTAGAACTACTGACTGGTAGAAAGCCAGTGGGGAATTTTGGGGAAGAAGGAGTAGACATTGTTCAGTGGACCAAGTTGCAAACAAATTGGAGCAAAGAGAAAGTGGTGAAGATTCTTGATGAAAGGCTATGTCAGATTCCCTTAGATGAAGCAAAGCAGGTATACTTTGTGGCCATGTTATGTGTTCAGGAACAAAGCGTGGAGCGACCAACAATGAGGGAAGTTGTTGAAATGCTTGCACAAGCAAAGCAACCAAACACATTCCAAAAGCAGTGA